In Erinaceus europaeus chromosome 10, mEriEur2.1, whole genome shotgun sequence, one DNA window encodes the following:
- the LOC107522837 gene encoding ubiquinone biosynthesis protein COQ4 homolog, mitochondrial-like: MWHDSEEDVFGDYENCRKLFLAQVDLEQKYMQISEHTEDTTAIAIEDLLCPQRFPESLRAPGPRSGEGPPPGVTATRLPRAPRPSRRLPGLPRAAADVSSRAVGHGAGRLYPEHIPTSPLQKALLAAGSAGMALSDPHRHDMVAVLGETTGLRALKALRDQMKRDPEGAQILQ, translated from the exons caTGACAGTGAGGAGGACGTGTTTGGTGACTATGAAAACTGCCGAAAACTCTTTTTAGCTCAAGTTGATCTGGAACAAAAATACATGCAAATCTCTGAACATACAGAAGATACAACTGCCATTGCCATTGAAGATCTCT TGTGTCCCCAGAGGTTTCCCGAGTCCTTGCGCGCCCCGGGGCCCCGCTCCGGAGAGGGGCCGCCGCCCGGTGTCACGGCGACGCGGCTGCCGCGGGCCCCGCGCCCCTCCCGGCGGCTCCCGGGCCTCCCGAGGGCGGCTGCAG ATGTCTCCTCCCGGGCCGTGGGCCACGGCGCTGGCCGGCTCTACCCGGAGCACATCCCCACCTCCCCGCTGCAAAAGGCGCTGCTGGCTGCGGGCTCCGCGGGGATGGCGCTCTCCGACCCGCACCGGCACG ATATGGTGGCAGTTCTAGGAGAGACCACAGGACTGCGTGCTCTGAAAGCCCTCAGGGATCAGATGAAGAGGGACCCAGAAGGTGCCCAGATCCTGCAGTAA